A single genomic interval of Nostoc commune NIES-4072 harbors:
- a CDS encoding Re/Si-specific NAD(P)(+) transhydrogenase subunit alpha — translation MRIAVAKEIEVCERRVALIPDTVARLVKQGLEVWVEAGAGERSFFGDSDYEAVGATIISDTAKLWGETDILLKVSPPQEREDGRSEIDLLKEGAVLVSFLNPLGNPVVAQQLANRKVTALSMEMIPRTTRAQSMDALSSQASLAGYKAVLIAAAALPKYFPMLTTAAGTIAPAKVFIMGAGVAGLQAIATARRLGAVVEAFDIRPAVKEEVQSLGAKFVEVKLDEETVAAGGYAKEISEASKQRTQEVVAEHIKNSDVVITTAQVPGRQAPRLVTEEMVAQMKPGSVIVDLAAEQGGNCACTEPGKDIVWNGVTIIGPINLPSSMPIHASQLYAKNVTSLMQLLIKDKALQVDFSDDIVDAACVTHAGEIRNQRVRDALQALNTQQPAVN, via the coding sequence ATGAGAATAGCAGTTGCTAAAGAAATTGAAGTTTGTGAACGTCGTGTGGCATTAATTCCTGACACCGTTGCTCGATTGGTAAAACAAGGTTTGGAAGTTTGGGTAGAAGCAGGTGCAGGAGAACGATCATTTTTTGGCGATTCTGACTATGAAGCCGTAGGAGCCACAATAATCAGCGATACTGCCAAATTATGGGGCGAAACAGATATTCTGTTGAAAGTCAGCCCACCGCAAGAACGAGAAGATGGACGCTCAGAAATTGATTTGTTAAAGGAAGGGGCTGTTTTAGTCAGTTTCCTTAATCCCTTGGGAAACCCCGTTGTAGCACAGCAACTAGCAAATCGGAAAGTTACAGCCTTGAGTATGGAAATGATTCCCCGTACTACCAGGGCGCAAAGTATGGATGCTTTGTCCTCGCAAGCTTCATTAGCAGGTTACAAGGCTGTATTAATTGCCGCAGCTGCATTACCGAAATATTTTCCGATGTTAACCACAGCCGCAGGCACGATCGCTCCAGCGAAAGTATTTATTATGGGTGCTGGTGTAGCCGGATTGCAAGCGATCGCTACCGCCAGACGCTTGGGAGCAGTAGTAGAAGCCTTTGATATCCGTCCCGCCGTCAAAGAAGAAGTGCAAAGCTTAGGGGCAAAATTCGTTGAAGTCAAATTAGACGAAGAAACCGTTGCTGCTGGCGGTTACGCCAAGGAAATCTCTGAGGCTAGCAAACAACGTACTCAAGAAGTTGTTGCTGAACACATCAAAAATTCTGATGTCGTAATTACTACCGCCCAAGTACCTGGGAGACAAGCACCACGGCTAGTTACAGAAGAAATGGTGGCACAAATGAAACCAGGTTCAGTAATTGTGGATTTGGCTGCTGAACAGGGTGGTAACTGCGCTTGCACCGAACCCGGTAAAGATATTGTCTGGAACGGCGTGACAATTATCGGCCCCATCAATCTCCCATCATCGATGCCAATTCACGCCAGCCAATTGTATGCCAAGAACGTAACTTCGTTGATGCAATTGCTAATTAAAGACAAAGCTTTGCAGGTGGACTTTAGCGACGACATCGTTGATGCAGCGTGCGTTACCCATGCTGGTGAAATTCGCAATCAACGAGTGCGAGATGCGCTACAAGCTTTGAATACTCAACAACCGGCGGTTAATTAG
- a CDS encoding NAD(P) transhydrogenase subunit alpha — protein sequence MTEALLAALFVFVLASFIGFEVINKIPPTLHTPLMSGSNAISGISVLGAIVASGARETSVSVILGLIAVVLATVNVVGGFLVTDRMLQMFKKKEIKA from the coding sequence ATGACAGAGGCATTACTTGCTGCTTTGTTTGTATTTGTATTGGCATCTTTTATCGGTTTTGAAGTCATCAATAAAATCCCACCGACTTTACACACGCCCTTAATGTCAGGCTCAAACGCGATTTCTGGCATTTCGGTACTTGGGGCAATAGTGGCATCAGGTGCTAGAGAAACAAGTGTATCAGTAATTCTTGGTTTAATTGCTGTAGTACTAGCTACAGTAAATGTTGTAGGTGGCTTTCTAGTCACAGATAGAATGCTGCAAATGTTCAAGAAGAAGGAGATTAAGGCGTGA
- a CDS encoding NAD(P)(+) transhydrogenase (Re/Si-specific) subunit beta: MSDFLPTGIQLTYLVAASLFIFGLKKLGSPATARNGNVIASVGMLLAIVATMLDRHVLNYEMILLGLAIGSGIGAIVAYKVQMTEMPQMVGLLNGLGGAASALVAVAEFWRLLDSGAPVPLDVNISMLLDVLIGGVTFTGSFLAFAKLQGLISGSPITFPFQQPFNLLLLGAYLVGSVYLIITPDSLPIFLGVVAVSLVLGVMFVIPIGGGDMPVVISLLNSLSGVAAAAAGFVVMNNMLIIAGALVGASGLILTEIMCKAMNRSLFSVLFSAFGTGSSSGGAAASGAAIDQTVRSIDPEEGAMMLGYARSVVIVPGYGMAVAQAQHSVRELSDQLEKMGVDVKYAIHPVAGRMPGHMNVLLAEANVPYTQLYDMDDINPQFDQADVALVIGANDVVNPAARSDTNSPIYGMPILEVDRAKQTIVIKRGMSTGFAGVDNELFYKDKTTMLFGSAKDMVAKLVSEVKQL, from the coding sequence GTGAGCGACTTTTTACCAACTGGCATTCAGCTGACATATTTAGTCGCTGCATCCTTATTCATTTTTGGTTTGAAAAAGCTGGGTTCACCAGCTACAGCGCGAAATGGTAATGTGATTGCATCTGTGGGGATGCTGCTGGCAATTGTGGCAACAATGCTGGATCGGCATGTGTTGAACTACGAGATGATATTGTTAGGCTTGGCGATTGGATCGGGAATTGGTGCGATCGTTGCCTACAAAGTCCAAATGACCGAAATGCCCCAAATGGTGGGTTTACTCAACGGTTTAGGCGGTGCGGCTTCAGCATTAGTAGCTGTTGCCGAATTTTGGCGATTATTGGATTCTGGCGCACCCGTACCCCTAGATGTGAACATTTCCATGCTATTGGACGTGTTAATTGGTGGTGTTACCTTCACAGGTAGTTTTTTAGCCTTTGCTAAATTGCAAGGTTTAATTAGCGGTTCCCCGATTACATTTCCTTTCCAGCAACCATTTAACCTGTTGCTTCTGGGTGCTTATTTGGTAGGCAGTGTCTATTTAATCATTACACCAGATAGCTTACCCATATTCTTGGGGGTGGTAGCTGTTTCCTTAGTGCTGGGTGTGATGTTCGTCATCCCCATTGGTGGCGGCGATATGCCGGTGGTAATTTCGCTGTTGAACTCCTTGTCAGGTGTGGCGGCTGCTGCTGCTGGATTCGTGGTGATGAACAATATGTTGATCATCGCTGGTGCTTTGGTAGGAGCATCTGGCTTAATCCTCACCGAAATTATGTGTAAGGCGATGAACCGCTCTCTCTTCAGTGTGCTGTTCAGCGCTTTTGGTACAGGATCTAGTTCTGGTGGTGCTGCTGCTAGTGGTGCTGCGATCGATCAAACCGTCCGCAGTATCGATCCCGAAGAAGGGGCGATGATGTTGGGTTATGCGCGTTCTGTGGTAATTGTGCCTGGTTATGGTATGGCAGTTGCCCAAGCGCAACATAGCGTCCGGGAATTGTCAGATCAATTAGAAAAAATGGGCGTTGATGTCAAGTATGCCATTCACCCCGTTGCTGGGAGAATGCCAGGGCACATGAATGTGTTGCTGGCAGAGGCAAATGTGCCTTATACGCAGTTATACGACATGGATGATATTAATCCCCAGTTCGATCAAGCGGATGTGGCTTTAGTAATTGGGGCAAATGATGTGGTAAATCCGGCGGCACGGAGTGATACAAATAGCCCGATTTATGGTATGCCGATTTTGGAAGTAGATCGGGCGAAGCAGACGATTGTAATTAAGCGCGGGATGAGTACGGGTTTTGCCGGTGTAGATAATGAGTTGTTCTACAAGGATAAAACTACGATGCTTTTTGGTAGCGCGAAGGATATGGTGGCGAAGTTGGTTTCGGAAGTGAAACAACTTTAA
- a CDS encoding type II toxin-antitoxin system VapC family toxin: MSYLVDTNILLRLVQKNSSMHFDTQKAILMLKRQGEFLYIIPQNLIEFWAVATRPINSNGLGLSTAQAVEETDKLKKIFILHLDTPAIFGEWESLIIKYQVMGKQVHDARLVAAMITHQITHLLTFNIDDFKRFSAIVVVDPRSVTPQS, encoded by the coding sequence ATGAGCTATTTGGTGGATACTAATATTTTACTGCGTTTGGTGCAGAAGAATAGCTCAATGCACTTTGATACTCAAAAAGCGATATTGATGCTTAAGAGACAAGGGGAATTCTTATATATAATTCCACAAAATCTCATTGAGTTTTGGGCTGTTGCTACAAGACCAATTAATAGTAATGGTTTAGGTTTATCCACCGCTCAAGCAGTAGAAGAAACTGATAAACTTAAGAAGATATTTATACTACACCTTGATACACCTGCTATTTTTGGTGAATGGGAATCTCTAATTATTAAATACCAAGTCATGGGAAAACAGGTGCATGATGCACGTTTAGTTGCGGCGATGATAACACACCAGATTACACATCTACTTACATTTAATATTGATGACTTTAAACGTTTTTCTGCAATTGTAGTTGTAGATCCGCGCAGTGTTACACCGCAGTCTTAA
- a CDS encoding DUF29 domain-containing protein: MNNQSVPKTNSLYAQDYHLWLEHTVDLLKNKNFLELELENLIEEIESMGRSDKNALRSNLRVLLMHLLKYKFQPQNRSNSWLYTIYEHRQRLQEAFVDSPSLKYYYTEVFDSCYQHARKEASIETGLPLSIFPKNYPFSIDETLDSDFFPN, encoded by the coding sequence ATGAACAATCAATCTGTTCCTAAAACCAATAGTCTCTATGCACAAGATTATCATTTGTGGTTAGAACACACTGTTGATTTATTAAAAAACAAAAATTTTTTAGAATTAGAGTTAGAAAATTTAATTGAAGAAATTGAAAGTATGGGAAGAAGTGATAAAAATGCTTTAAGGAGTAATCTTAGAGTGCTTTTAATGCACCTTCTCAAATACAAATTTCAACCCCAGAACCGATCCAATAGCTGGTTATATACAATCTATGAACATCGTCAAAGATTACAAGAAGCATTTGTAGATAGTCCTAGCTTAAAATACTATTACACGGAAGTTTTTGACAGTTGTTATCAACACGCTAGAAAAGAAGCATCTATTGAAACAGGGCTTCCTCTGTCTATTTTTCCTAAAAACTATCCTTTTTCTATTGATGAAACTTTAGATTCTGACTTCTTCCCAAATTAA
- a CDS encoding GAF domain-containing sensor histidine kinase: MENSSTTQPIEPNSEQQESHSDVTSSLHQNEQQKALSGVIARIRESLDIETIFKITVTEVRQLLKSDRVGVFRFYPDLAWEGEFIYEDVATEWDSALAAKLRDHCFSEEFAGLYQQGRIRAIADIYQVNASDCYIQILERFQVRASIIAPLIKGKDLWGLLCIHQCSNPRQWEASEIEFVQLIAEHLGVALQQADYLEQVKLQSAELAQAKAREKAAQWQKTIAITIEKIRQSLDLENIFHTTTGELRQLLNADRVAIYRFNPDWSGEFVFESVAEGWISLIDEQLQRPEVSENVSECSAKDLAKPPVADTYLQDTEGGSFSRCEVYRVCNDIYNSGFSDCYIKILEIYQARAYAIIAIYHGQKLWGLLAVYQNAKTRDWQKDEVYLLTQVGTQLGVALQQAEFIQQMQTQAAEISKAAERQRALANTVEKIRQSLDIEAIFKTTTQEVRRLLEVERVAIYRFYPDWSGEFVADSIVDGWTPVVKPQPVTEGVFVQGKQAGKYARNEVFVPISQGEKLWGLLVAYQNSQPRYWQDEEINLLAQVGAQLGVALQQAESLKQMQVQAQKLAQAAARERKAAEREKALAATVEKIRQSLDIHTIFATSTEEVRRLLEVDRVTIYRFGADWSGEFVAESLAQGCIPIREIVPVVADDYLQETQGGRFANAKSCAIKDIYSANYSICHIALLELMQIRAYMIVPIFQGEKLWGLLAAYQNIKPRDWQEDEVDLLMQIGTQLGVGLQQAELLEQTQRQKEEITQTLKELQHTQSQLIQSEKMAGLGQLVAGVAHEINNPISFIYGNITYVTEHAENLLKLLRLYQKQYPKTTGEIQKQAAALDLDFISDDLPKILTSMRIGTDRISQLVLSLRSFSRLDETGMKPVDLHEGIDSTLLILQHRLQPETNSFAIEVVKQYGELPPLVCYGAQMNQVFMNILNNAIDALENTEKAAKIIDNPKIWIRTEVISGNTILIWIADNGCGIPEVKRSRIFEPFFTTKQPGQGTGLGLSISYQIIVEKHGGNIKCVSEPGKGCEFWIEIPMKRTVS; this comes from the coding sequence ATGGAAAACTCCTCTACGACTCAACCCATAGAACCAAATTCAGAACAGCAAGAATCTCATTCAGATGTGACATCCTCCTTACATCAGAATGAGCAACAAAAAGCATTATCTGGAGTTATTGCCCGCATCCGCGAGTCTCTAGATATAGAAACCATCTTCAAAATTACAGTCACTGAAGTTCGCCAGCTTCTGAAAAGCGATCGGGTTGGCGTGTTTCGTTTCTATCCTGATTTGGCATGGGAAGGGGAATTTATCTATGAAGATGTGGCAACAGAATGGGATTCGGCACTAGCAGCCAAATTGCGCGACCACTGCTTTAGTGAGGAGTTCGCAGGGCTATATCAGCAAGGTCGGATTAGAGCAATAGCTGATATTTATCAAGTTAATGCTAGTGATTGCTACATCCAGATTTTAGAAAGATTCCAAGTACGTGCTAGTATAATTGCCCCCTTAATCAAAGGTAAAGATTTATGGGGATTGCTGTGTATTCATCAGTGTAGTAACCCTCGGCAATGGGAAGCATCAGAAATTGAGTTTGTGCAATTAATCGCCGAACATCTGGGAGTTGCTTTACAGCAAGCAGATTACCTAGAACAAGTAAAACTACAATCAGCAGAACTAGCACAAGCAAAAGCCAGAGAAAAAGCAGCCCAATGGCAAAAAACCATCGCCATAACCATTGAGAAAATTCGTCAGTCTCTAGACTTGGAAAACATTTTCCACACAACCACCGGAGAACTTAGGCAACTGCTAAATGCTGACCGCGTGGCTATTTATCGCTTCAATCCCGATTGGAGCGGTGAATTCGTGTTTGAATCAGTAGCAGAGGGTTGGATTTCCCTCATAGATGAGCAATTGCAGCGACCGGAAGTGAGTGAAAACGTCAGTGAATGTAGCGCCAAAGATTTAGCTAAACCTCCAGTCGCTGACACCTACTTACAAGATACAGAGGGTGGTAGCTTCAGTCGCTGTGAAGTGTACCGTGTTTGTAATGATATTTACAATTCAGGCTTTAGCGATTGCTACATTAAAATCTTAGAGATATATCAAGCAAGAGCTTATGCGATCATTGCCATTTACCACGGTCAGAAGCTCTGGGGCTTGCTAGCAGTGTACCAAAATGCCAAAACTCGTGATTGGCAAAAAGATGAGGTTTACTTGCTTACCCAAGTGGGTACACAACTAGGTGTAGCTTTGCAGCAAGCGGAATTTATCCAACAAATGCAAACCCAAGCAGCAGAGATTAGCAAAGCTGCCGAAAGACAAAGAGCCTTAGCAAACACAGTAGAAAAAATTCGTCAATCTCTTGATATTGAAGCCATCTTTAAAACCACAACTCAAGAAGTCCGTCGGTTATTAGAAGTAGAACGAGTAGCAATTTATCGCTTCTATCCTGATTGGAGTGGCGAATTTGTCGCTGATTCTATTGTTGATGGCTGGACACCAGTGGTTAAGCCACAGCCTGTGACAGAAGGCGTTTTTGTACAAGGAAAGCAAGCAGGCAAGTATGCACGAAATGAAGTTTTCGTCCCAATTTCTCAGGGCGAAAAATTGTGGGGATTGCTAGTAGCTTATCAAAATTCCCAGCCTCGTTATTGGCAAGATGAGGAAATCAACTTATTGGCACAAGTTGGCGCTCAATTGGGGGTAGCATTACAGCAAGCTGAGTCTTTGAAACAGATGCAGGTGCAAGCCCAAAAACTGGCTCAAGCTGCTGCACGAGAACGGAAAGCAGCCGAAAGAGAAAAGGCATTAGCCGCAACGGTGGAGAAAATTCGCCAGTCTCTTGATATTCATACTATCTTTGCCACCAGTACAGAAGAAGTCCGGCGACTATTGGAAGTTGATCGAGTCACAATCTATCGATTCGGGGCTGATTGGAGTGGCGAATTTGTTGCTGAGTCTTTAGCCCAAGGTTGTATACCAATAAGGGAAATTGTACCTGTAGTTGCAGATGATTACTTACAAGAAACGCAAGGCGGAAGGTTTGCTAATGCCAAAAGTTGTGCCATTAAAGATATTTACAGCGCCAATTATTCTATCTGTCATATTGCCCTGCTTGAGCTAATGCAGATTAGGGCATATATGATTGTGCCGATTTTTCAGGGCGAGAAACTTTGGGGATTACTAGCAGCTTATCAAAATATCAAGCCCCGTGATTGGCAAGAGGATGAGGTAGATTTGCTGATGCAGATTGGTACTCAGTTGGGGGTAGGACTTCAACAAGCGGAATTACTCGAACAAACTCAACGTCAAAAAGAAGAAATTACTCAGACTCTTAAAGAATTACAGCACACTCAGAGCCAATTGATTCAAAGTGAAAAAATGGCAGGTTTAGGGCAGTTAGTTGCTGGTGTAGCACATGAAATTAACAACCCGATTAGTTTCATCTATGGCAACATTACTTATGTTACTGAACATGCCGAAAATTTATTAAAATTACTGCGCCTCTATCAAAAACAGTATCCTAAGACAACAGGAGAAATTCAAAAGCAAGCAGCAGCACTGGATTTAGATTTTATTAGTGATGACTTGCCTAAAATTTTGACTTCAATGAGGATAGGGACAGATCGCATCTCTCAACTAGTCTTATCATTGCGAAGTTTTTCTCGACTCGACGAAACAGGAATGAAGCCCGTTGATCTTCATGAAGGCATCGACAGTACTTTGTTGATTTTACAACATCGACTGCAACCAGAGACTAATTCTTTTGCTATTGAGGTAGTTAAACAATATGGTGAATTACCTCCATTAGTCTGCTATGGGGCCCAGATGAATCAGGTGTTTATGAATATTCTTAACAATGCGATCGATGCATTAGAAAACACAGAAAAAGCTGCAAAAATAATTGACAATCCTAAAATATGGATTCGTACAGAAGTGATATCCGGGAATACGATTCTAATTTGGATTGCTGATAATGGTTGTGGAATTCCAGAGGTTAAGCGATCGCGCATTTTTGAACCTTTCTTTACCACCAAACAACCTGGACAAGGTACTGGCTTAGGGTTATCTATTAGCTACCAAATTATTGTGGAAAAACACGGCGGTAATATCAAGTGTGTTTCTGAACCTGGCAAAGGCTGTGAATTCTGGATAGAAATCCCAATGAAACGAACAGTTAGTTAA
- the petN gene encoding cytochrome b6-f complex subunit PetN, producing the protein MEILTLGWVSLLVVFTWSIAMVVWGRNGL; encoded by the coding sequence ATGGAGATTTTGACACTAGGTTGGGTATCACTGTTAGTTGTGTTTACTTGGTCAATTGCAATGGTAGTTTGGGGACGTAACGGACTGTAG